From Paenibacillus sp. PK3_47, the proteins below share one genomic window:
- a CDS encoding cellulose biosynthesis cyclic di-GMP-binding regulatory protein BcsB, with protein sequence MIKKQLTIWALCLSLFLTHMPEALAAVLPGTGKLTYETAFAGSDTPLSGGEARQQSFTIMDYWNVEQVTVHLRFQISQITEEQQSSITLSLNGSPFYSFRPSLKNNGEQTVSVAAPKGFLKEGSNTLGIQGNVKTSMGDNGLCNIGDKIGDWLHLYNTSSVAVTYTPTALTGGISDFSGRFSGMDNVRNNQSLMTVPRNASGPELESATYALSGFAKNNTVSGKTIPLLPYREDTVKGKSAVVLVAMYDNVPDSLKQLLSTSEDLGTHALIQLVNKDSRPTLVVTSRDESLLVKAGRLLSNRQLMSQLASDVKVVDLATEVSGPAAALNSEIAFTENGDKLSGAGHQVQTYYVSLPSNRSIADSGKISLDFSYAQNLDFDRSLVTVSINDTPIGSKKLSRELANGDSLNLAVPQSLNISGSFSVAVAFDLEMVNAVCTPNTELMPWAFIGSGSQLHLNTKDRTELLFNNYPYPFLRDEIYNHVAVVLPQEMDDYTYQTLGHVFNLLGQYAGGNTGDIHYYRDDISPEHLKNNNIIAVGSYENNRVIRDNNDKLYFRYSKDGKTFLSNEKMSIEEQYGSGIGILQLLESPYESGRGFLAVTAVNAEDIYLASKLIATEENKWKVYGDSVVTDKDGDISAYRFKTVTGAAEDSVVSQILDRGDVLGFVAAVMLAVLLAALSLLLLLRKHKKKRGDQRET encoded by the coding sequence ATGATAAAAAAACAGCTGACCATATGGGCGCTCTGCCTCTCCCTGTTCCTGACGCACATGCCTGAGGCCCTGGCTGCCGTTCTTCCCGGAACGGGCAAGCTGACGTACGAGACGGCCTTTGCCGGCAGTGACACTCCGCTCTCCGGCGGGGAGGCGCGGCAGCAGTCTTTTACAATTATGGATTACTGGAACGTGGAGCAGGTAACCGTCCATCTGCGCTTTCAAATCTCGCAAATTACAGAGGAGCAGCAGTCGAGTATCACCCTGTCGCTTAACGGCAGTCCGTTCTATTCTTTCCGGCCCTCCCTTAAAAATAACGGGGAACAAACCGTATCTGTTGCTGCCCCCAAGGGGTTCCTCAAGGAAGGCAGTAACACGCTGGGAATCCAGGGGAATGTGAAGACAAGCATGGGGGATAACGGGCTGTGCAACATAGGCGATAAAATAGGAGACTGGCTGCATCTGTACAATACATCGAGTGTTGCGGTAACGTACACGCCCACGGCCCTTACCGGTGGAATCAGCGATTTCAGCGGCCGTTTCTCCGGAATGGATAATGTAAGGAATAATCAAAGCCTGATGACTGTACCCCGGAATGCGAGCGGACCGGAGCTGGAGTCGGCTACTTATGCCCTTTCCGGGTTCGCCAAGAACAATACGGTGTCCGGCAAGACGATTCCTTTGCTGCCTTACCGTGAGGACACTGTCAAAGGCAAAAGCGCTGTTGTGCTTGTAGCTATGTACGATAACGTGCCGGACAGCCTGAAGCAGCTGCTAAGCACCTCCGAGGATCTGGGCACCCATGCGTTGATCCAGCTCGTAAATAAGGACAGCCGTCCAACGCTGGTGGTCACCTCCAGGGATGAGAGCCTGCTGGTCAAAGCGGGAAGGCTGTTATCGAACAGGCAGCTGATGAGCCAGCTGGCAAGTGATGTAAAGGTGGTTGACCTTGCAACCGAGGTCAGTGGGCCGGCGGCTGCGCTGAATTCGGAGATTGCTTTTACAGAGAACGGCGACAAGCTGAGCGGTGCGGGGCATCAGGTGCAGACTTATTATGTCTCTTTACCGTCCAACCGTTCCATTGCCGATTCGGGAAAAATCAGTCTGGACTTCAGCTATGCGCAAAATCTTGATTTCGACCGCTCGCTGGTGACAGTGAGCATCAATGATACGCCAATCGGCAGCAAAAAGCTGTCCCGGGAACTGGCGAATGGAGATTCACTTAATCTGGCCGTGCCGCAGAGCCTGAATATTTCAGGCAGCTTCTCGGTAGCGGTAGCCTTTGATCTCGAAATGGTGAATGCCGTCTGTACACCGAATACAGAGCTGATGCCATGGGCTTTTATCGGCAGCGGATCACAGCTTCATCTCAACACGAAGGACCGTACCGAGCTGCTCTTTAACAATTATCCTTATCCGTTCCTGCGCGATGAAATCTATAATCATGTAGCTGTTGTGCTGCCGCAGGAAATGGATGATTACACCTACCAGACACTTGGCCATGTGTTTAATCTGCTTGGGCAATATGCGGGCGGCAATACCGGCGACATTCATTATTACCGTGATGATATCAGTCCGGAGCATCTGAAGAACAATAACATTATTGCGGTTGGCTCTTATGAGAACAACAGGGTGATCCGCGATAATAATGACAAGCTGTATTTCCGGTACAGCAAGGACGGAAAGACTTTTCTCTCCAACGAAAAAATGAGCATTGAAGAGCAGTACGGCAGCGGGATCGGTATTCTGCAGCTGCTGGAATCTCCTTATGAAAGCGGCCGGGGCTTTCTGGCTGTAACTGCAGTGAACGCAGAAGATATATATCTTGCTTCCAAGCTGATTGCTACAGAGGAGAACAAATGGAAAGTGTACGGGGACAGTGTGGTAACCGACAAGGACGGGGACATCAGCGCTTACCGCTTCAAGACCGTTACCGGAGCGGCTGAGGATTCCGTAGTCTCGCAAATTTTGGACCGGGGCGATGTGCTGGGCTTCGTAGCCGCAGTGATGCTCGCAGTGTTGCTGGCGGCCCTGTCCCTGCTTCTCCTGCTCCGCAAACATAAAAAGAAACGTGGTGATCAGCGTGAGACGTAA
- a CDS encoding glycosyltransferase family 2 protein, giving the protein MTISDVLMVIAVFCIWSLLLVNVTLIIAGYLYYIRTENEAVPEIKGEYPFVTIMVPAHNEAVVIGKTVESLLALDYPHERYEIIVINDNSSDNSADLLANIQSKYAGRNLIIINTDQVTGGKGKSNALNIGFARSGGELIAIYDADNTPERMALKYLVAELVNDSTLGAVIGKFRTRNRDASLLTRFINIETLSFQWMAQAGRWKLFKLCTIPGTNYVMRRSIVESVGGWDVKALAEDTEISFQIYLLGYRIKFQPKSVTWEQEPQTVKVWFRQRTRWAKGNIYVIVKNIPMLFKRSAGKIRFDILYYLSIYFLLLISLITSDTLLVLHAMGYVHTTIAGLSSFLWLLAIVLFVVGIFVTLTTEKGEMSLSNLCIILLMYVSYCQLWMVVAANGLFTYLKDVLFKREAKWYKTERF; this is encoded by the coding sequence ATGACAATCTCGGATGTGCTGATGGTAATTGCAGTGTTCTGTATCTGGTCGCTGCTGCTGGTGAATGTAACCCTGATTATTGCCGGATATTTGTACTACATCAGGACTGAGAATGAGGCCGTTCCCGAAATTAAGGGAGAGTATCCCTTTGTGACCATTATGGTTCCCGCACACAATGAGGCTGTAGTGATCGGCAAAACCGTTGAGTCCCTGCTGGCGCTCGATTATCCGCATGAACGGTACGAGATTATTGTCATCAATGATAATTCATCGGATAACAGTGCTGATTTACTGGCAAATATACAGAGCAAATACGCCGGCCGCAATCTGATCATTATTAACACGGATCAGGTGACCGGAGGGAAAGGCAAATCGAATGCCCTGAATATAGGCTTTGCCCGCAGCGGGGGTGAGCTCATCGCCATCTATGATGCCGATAATACACCGGAACGGATGGCGCTGAAATATCTGGTAGCCGAGCTCGTGAATGATTCCACACTCGGCGCAGTGATCGGCAAATTCCGCACACGCAACCGTGATGCAAGTCTGCTGACAAGGTTTATTAATATCGAGACCTTATCCTTTCAGTGGATGGCCCAGGCCGGCCGGTGGAAGCTGTTCAAACTGTGTACCATCCCCGGAACCAACTATGTGATGCGCAGGTCGATTGTGGAGAGCGTCGGCGGCTGGGATGTCAAAGCGCTGGCTGAAGATACGGAGATCAGCTTCCAGATTTACCTGTTGGGCTACCGGATCAAATTCCAGCCCAAGTCGGTGACCTGGGAGCAGGAGCCGCAGACGGTGAAGGTGTGGTTCAGACAGCGGACACGCTGGGCCAAGGGCAATATCTATGTCATTGTGAAAAATATACCGATGCTGTTCAAGCGCTCGGCGGGCAAAATCCGCTTTGATATCCTGTATTATCTGTCCATCTACTTTCTGCTGCTGATCTCGCTCATCACCTCGGACACGCTGCTGGTGCTGCATGCGATGGGTTATGTGCATACCACAATCGCCGGGCTCAGCAGCTTCCTGTGGCTGCTTGCCATTGTCCTGTTCGTGGTCGGGATCTTCGTCACGCTGACGACAGAGAAGGGCGAGATGAGCCTGTCAAATCTATGTATTATTCTGCTCATGTATGTGTCTTACTGCCAGCTGTGGATGGTGGTGGCCGCAAACGGGCTGTTTACTTATCTCAAGGATGTCCTGTTTAAGCGGGAAGCCAAATGGTATAAAACCGAGCGCTTCTAG